The following proteins come from a genomic window of Streptomyces sp. NBC_01716:
- a CDS encoding MarR family winged helix-turn-helix transcriptional regulator produces the protein MTSSDPTAVPDPWQPLHKLLAAMDAEIEQVYVARGIEGVRPRFAYPLIRLAHTGPLTIRELAASLDRSHSAISQTLNAMRKEGLVTSEPGPDARTRRIDLTERGRSLVPFLEAEWRATHATVAELDAEIPYALTAAVEELRRALERRSMRQRVLDHLVEPRR, from the coding sequence ATGACATCCTCCGACCCCACGGCGGTGCCCGATCCCTGGCAGCCGCTGCACAAGCTGCTCGCCGCCATGGACGCCGAGATCGAGCAGGTCTACGTCGCGCGCGGTATCGAGGGCGTACGGCCCCGGTTCGCCTATCCGCTCATCCGCCTCGCCCATACCGGGCCGCTCACCATCCGCGAGCTCGCGGCGTCCCTGGACCGTTCGCACTCGGCCATCAGCCAGACCCTCAACGCCATGCGCAAGGAAGGTCTGGTGACCTCCGAGCCGGGGCCCGACGCCCGTACCCGGCGGATCGATCTGACCGAGCGGGGCCGGTCGCTCGTGCCGTTCCTGGAGGCGGAGTGGCGGGCCACGCATGCGACGGTGGCCGAGCTGGACGCCGAGATCCCCTACGCGCTGACCGCCGCCGTCGAGGAGCTTCGGCGGGCGCTGGAGCGCCGGTCGATGCGGCAGCGGGTGCTCGACCACCTCGTCGAGCCGCGGCGGTGA